A genomic stretch from Lysobacter ciconiae includes:
- the ggt gene encoding gamma-glutamyltransferase, producing MRIATRTAVVTGFLAPLLAFAIGGCATTADSSLRAASVSRTTPANAATPPGAAIASAHSLATEAGAQIINQGGNAFDAAIAVSAALSVVEPISSGIGGGGFFLLHDAKTGRDVFVDARETAPESATPEAYLDEKGELNRDRATNGPWSAGIPGLPAALVHLADEYGRLPLATSLAPAIRLAREGFPVYGRLEKGYATRSKVMERYRGTREVFLANGRAPRTGDILKQEDLAQTLELLAQRGHAGFYQGQVADQLLAAVAEEGGRWTAAELAGYRIREREPISFDYRGWKVVTAPPPSSGGVALAEMLQVLQPWNLSELDSAQRTHLIVEAMRRAYRDRTLYMGDPDFVQMPIAMLTDPAYAAGLRATIHPDKATPSELLSGQPTPMEDDETTHFSIIDTDGNIVSATQTVNLLYGSGMIAPGTGVLLNNEMDDFALKPGTPNAFGVMGFDANAVQAGKRMLSSMTPTYIDSPDKLAVLGAPGGSRIITEVLIGILGYDAGMTAQAVAAEPRIHHQWMPDAISAEPGALDAATVKALKKMGHTVNAGEGTWGNLQTVAWDKRTDELSGGTDPRNPVGEVEVVLDGP from the coding sequence ATGCGAATTGCGACGCGAACCGCAGTGGTAACCGGTTTCCTGGCGCCGTTGCTGGCGTTCGCCATCGGGGGCTGCGCGACGACCGCGGACTCTTCGCTTCGCGCGGCATCGGTGTCACGCACCACGCCAGCGAACGCGGCGACTCCGCCTGGCGCGGCGATCGCAAGCGCGCACTCGCTGGCGACCGAAGCCGGGGCGCAGATCATCAATCAGGGCGGCAACGCCTTTGATGCGGCAATTGCCGTGTCTGCAGCACTCTCGGTGGTCGAGCCGATCAGTTCGGGGATCGGCGGTGGCGGATTCTTCCTGTTGCACGATGCCAAAACCGGCCGCGACGTCTTTGTCGATGCCCGCGAGACGGCGCCCGAATCGGCCACACCCGAGGCGTATCTGGACGAGAAGGGCGAGCTCAACCGCGACCGTGCCACCAACGGGCCCTGGTCGGCCGGCATTCCCGGCCTGCCCGCGGCGCTGGTGCATCTGGCCGACGAGTACGGCCGCCTGCCGCTGGCCACCTCGCTTGCGCCCGCGATCCGGCTTGCCCGCGAGGGTTTCCCCGTCTACGGCCGGCTCGAAAAAGGCTACGCAACCCGCAGCAAGGTGATGGAGCGCTATCGCGGTACGCGCGAGGTATTCCTGGCCAATGGGCGTGCCCCCCGGACAGGCGACATCCTCAAGCAGGAAGACCTGGCGCAGACGCTGGAGCTGCTGGCCCAGCGTGGCCATGCCGGCTTCTATCAGGGCCAGGTCGCCGATCAACTGCTGGCGGCGGTGGCCGAGGAGGGCGGCCGCTGGACTGCCGCCGAGCTGGCCGGCTACCGGATCCGCGAGCGCGAGCCGATCAGCTTCGACTACCGTGGCTGGAAAGTGGTCACCGCGCCGCCGCCGTCATCGGGCGGGGTCGCCCTGGCGGAAATGCTGCAGGTGCTGCAGCCGTGGAACCTCTCCGAGCTCGATTCCGCGCAGCGCACCCATCTGATCGTGGAGGCGATGCGCCGCGCCTACCGTGACCGCACCCTCTACATGGGCGATCCGGATTTCGTCCAGATGCCGATCGCGATGCTGACCGACCCGGCCTACGCCGCCGGCCTGCGGGCGACAATCCATCCCGACAAGGCGACGCCCAGCGAGCTGCTTTCCGGCCAGCCAACGCCGATGGAGGATGACGAGACCACCCATTTCTCGATCATCGATACCGACGGCAACATCGTCTCGGCGACCCAGACCGTCAACCTGCTGTACGGCTCGGGCATGATCGCGCCGGGTACCGGCGTGCTGCTCAACAACGAGATGGACGACTTCGCGCTCAAGCCCGGCACGCCCAACGCCTTCGGCGTGATGGGCTTTGACGCCAACGCGGTGCAGGCGGGCAAGCGCATGCTCAGCTCGATGACCCCGACCTACATCGATTCGCCCGACAAGCTCGCGGTGCTGGGTGCGCCGGGCGGCAGCCGGATCATTACCGAGGTGTTGATCGGCATCCTCGGCTACGACGCGGGCATGACCGCACAGGCGGTGGCGGCCGAGCCGCGCATCCACCACCAGTGGATGCCCGACGCCATCTCGGCCGAACCCGGCGCGCTGGACGCCGCGACCGTCAAGGCGCTGAAGAAAATGGGCCATACCGTGAATGCCGGCGAGGGCACCTGGGGCAACCTGCAGACCGTCGCCTGGGACAAGCGGACCGATGAGCTGTCCGGCGGTACCGACCCGCGCAACCCGGTGGGTGAGGTCGAGGTGGTGCTGGACGGGCCCTGA
- the coaD gene encoding pantetheine-phosphate adenylyltransferase yields MTPARHRTAVYPGTFDPITNGHIDLVDRAAPLFDRLVVGVAESPSKSPALPLAKRVELAREALDHHPNVEVCGFDSLLAHFVSGIGAGVVLRGLRAVSDFEYEFQMASMNRHLIPDVETLFLTPAEQYSFISSSLVREIARLGGDVSGFVPPAVAEALQREWQRTTA; encoded by the coding sequence ATGACCCCGGCTCGACACCGCACCGCCGTCTATCCAGGCACCTTCGATCCGATTACCAACGGCCACATCGATCTGGTCGATCGTGCCGCGCCGCTGTTTGATCGATTGGTGGTGGGCGTGGCGGAAAGCCCGTCCAAAAGTCCTGCGCTGCCGCTGGCAAAGCGCGTGGAGCTGGCCCGCGAAGCGCTCGATCATCATCCCAACGTCGAGGTCTGTGGATTTGATTCGCTGCTCGCGCATTTCGTTTCCGGCATCGGTGCCGGCGTCGTGCTGCGCGGCCTGCGCGCCGTGTCGGACTTCGAGTACGAGTTCCAGATGGCCAGCATGAATCGCCATCTGATCCCCGACGTGGAGACGCTCTTCCTGACTCCCGCCGAGCAGTACAGCTTCATCTCTTCATCGCTGGTCCGCGAGATAGCCCGCCTGGGGGGCGATGTCTCCGGTTTCGTCCCGCCCGCGGTTGCCGAGGCGCTTCAGCGCGAATGGCAACGCACCACCGCCTGA
- a CDS encoding MBL fold metallo-hydrolase — MKLWSLMGNSQKLDGGAMFGNAPRAMWSKWVESDEHNRIDLACRALLASPLGGKTVLFESGIGAFFEPKLRERYGVVEDRHVLLESLDAAGFKPEDIDVVVLSHLHFDHAGGLLAAWDEGQPPRLVFPNASYVVGREHWQRAIEPHPRDRASFIPELPGLLEATGRLELVDGEFSDTLGKAVRFHYSDGHTPGLMLAEIIGPERVDGQDMGGLVFCADLIPGRPWVHVPITMGYDRNAELLIDEKKRFLADMLERNVHLFFTHDPGCALAQVTRDERGRYGTAHEVAELHARSLAA, encoded by the coding sequence ATGAAACTCTGGTCGCTGATGGGCAACAGCCAGAAGCTCGATGGTGGGGCCATGTTCGGCAACGCGCCGCGCGCGATGTGGAGCAAGTGGGTCGAGTCGGACGAGCACAACCGCATCGACCTTGCGTGCCGCGCGTTGCTGGCCAGCCCGCTGGGTGGCAAGACGGTGCTGTTCGAGTCGGGCATCGGAGCGTTCTTCGAGCCAAAGCTGCGCGAGCGCTACGGGGTGGTCGAGGATCGCCATGTCCTGCTTGAGTCACTGGATGCCGCCGGTTTCAAGCCGGAGGACATCGACGTCGTGGTGCTGTCGCACTTGCATTTCGACCACGCCGGCGGTTTGCTCGCCGCCTGGGACGAAGGCCAGCCGCCCCGTCTGGTTTTCCCCAACGCAAGCTATGTAGTGGGGCGCGAGCACTGGCAGCGCGCCATCGAGCCCCACCCCCGCGACCGCGCCAGCTTCATTCCCGAGCTTCCCGGCCTGCTGGAGGCGACCGGGCGGCTGGAGCTGGTCGACGGCGAGTTTTCCGACACGCTCGGGAAGGCCGTGCGGTTCCATTACAGCGATGGCCACACGCCCGGGCTGATGCTGGCCGAGATCATCGGCCCGGAACGGGTCGATGGTCAGGACATGGGCGGCCTGGTGTTCTGCGCCGACCTCATTCCCGGCCGGCCCTGGGTGCACGTGCCGATCACGATGGGGTATGACCGCAATGCGGAACTGCTGATCGACGAGAAAAAACGCTTCCTGGCGGACATGCTGGAACGCAACGTCCATCTGTTTTTTACCCATGACCCCGGCTGTGCACTCGCCCAGGTGACCCGCGACGAGCGTGGCCGCTACGGCACCGCGCATGAAGTGGCGGAGCTGCACGCGAGGTCGCTGGCTGCATGA
- the queA gene encoding tRNA preQ1(34) S-adenosylmethionine ribosyltransferase-isomerase QueA, translated as MKKSDFDYPLPPELIAQAPLARRSASRLLLVPTAPAAFSDHVFSELPALLEPGDLLVFNDTRVIPARLFGAKSTGGRVEILIERLLEEDCARAQLGVSKSPKQGARIQLDAGGEAEVLGRDGEFYRLRFHLGEPLDAYLERVGRLPLPPYIQREPDEEDLERYQTVFARETGAVAAPTAGLHFDPALLEALAARGVEFGHVTLHVGAGTFQPVRVDDLADHVMHAERLHVDAALVGQVARVRAAGGRVIAVGTTVVRALETAMQPSPENPDGELRPYAGESRLFIVPGYRIRAVDAMITNFHLPESTLLMMVSAFAGRDRVFAAYAHAVAARYRFFSYGDAMLLFPDPGATRQ; from the coding sequence TTGAAAAAATCCGACTTCGACTATCCATTGCCCCCGGAGCTGATCGCGCAGGCGCCGCTGGCGCGGCGATCGGCCAGCCGCCTGCTGCTGGTCCCGACGGCGCCGGCGGCGTTTTCCGACCATGTGTTCAGCGAGCTCCCGGCGCTGCTGGAGCCCGGCGACCTGCTGGTGTTCAACGACACCCGGGTGATTCCGGCGCGCCTGTTCGGCGCCAAGAGCACGGGCGGCCGCGTCGAGATCCTGATCGAGCGGCTGCTGGAGGAGGATTGCGCCCGCGCCCAGTTGGGCGTCAGCAAATCGCCGAAGCAGGGCGCGCGGATCCAGCTCGACGCCGGCGGCGAGGCCGAGGTCCTCGGTCGGGACGGGGAGTTCTACCGCCTGCGGTTTCATCTTGGCGAGCCGCTGGACGCCTATCTGGAGCGGGTCGGCCGCCTGCCCCTGCCGCCGTACATCCAGCGCGAGCCCGACGAGGAGGATCTGGAGCGCTACCAGACCGTATTCGCGCGCGAGACCGGCGCGGTGGCCGCACCGACGGCCGGGCTGCATTTCGACCCGGCGTTGCTCGAGGCGCTGGCGGCGCGCGGCGTCGAGTTCGGCCACGTCACGCTGCACGTGGGTGCTGGCACCTTCCAGCCGGTCCGCGTCGACGACCTGGCCGATCACGTCATGCATGCCGAGCGGCTGCACGTCGATGCAGCGCTGGTCGGGCAGGTCGCGCGGGTGCGGGCAGCAGGTGGCCGCGTGATCGCGGTGGGCACGACGGTGGTGCGCGCACTGGAAACGGCGATGCAGCCGAGCCCGGAGAATCCCGACGGCGAGTTGCGGCCGTATGCCGGCGAGAGCCGGCTGTTCATCGTTCCCGGCTACCGGATCCGTGCGGTCGACGCGATGATCACCAATTTCCACCTGCCCGAAAGCACGCTGCTGATGATGGTCTCGGCCTTCGCCGGCCGCGACCGGGTCTTCGCCGCCTATGCGCACGCGGTCGCGGCGCGTTACCGGTTCTTTTCCTACGGCGACGCGATGTTGCTGTTTCCCGATCCTGGAGCAACACGGCAATGA
- the ftsY gene encoding signal recognition particle-docking protein FtsY, whose product MASFFRRKKPGSAPSERRYSTEELAAAFPGAQQEKSDVEKVESDVPPARSGVGASDQPSAPTQPAPAELAGLRERRQELASAETAEPPAPVRTEPPVVPVPTLSEPAPAAPTPVETRAPTAPSVQPATPVPPPVPPVPSAPPVRPASDVPRPVETVATPAADADTAEPAHSASVAAVGRTDAPAKGGWRERLRGTAFARTFGGLFQGNPRLDDDLLDEIETALIIADVGVTATTDLVEDLRKRMKAREFADSSALLKALRQDLVDLLAPVAVPLRIDAAAKPFVVLTVGVNGVGKTTTIGKLARRFKGEGHSLMLAAGDTFRAAAVAQLQTWGERNGVPVIAQGQNADAASVAFDALQAAKARGTQVLIADTAGRLHTQQGLMAELGKIKRVMQKLDPAAPHEVLMVIDGTTGQNALSQLRQFHAAVQVTGLVVTKLDGTAKGGVVFALAREFGIPIRYAGIGEKLEDLRVFDAEAFVDALLPDTLGG is encoded by the coding sequence ATGGCCAGTTTCTTTCGCCGGAAAAAGCCCGGTTCCGCACCCTCCGAGCGCCGCTACAGCACCGAGGAGCTCGCCGCGGCGTTTCCGGGGGCGCAGCAGGAAAAAAGTGACGTTGAGAAAGTGGAAAGCGACGTGCCGCCGGCGCGTTCCGGGGTGGGCGCATCTGACCAGCCGTCCGCCCCGACGCAGCCGGCGCCGGCCGAGCTTGCTGGGCTGCGCGAGCGCCGGCAGGAGCTTGCGTCAGCGGAGACGGCCGAGCCGCCCGCGCCTGTTCGTACCGAGCCGCCGGTCGTTCCCGTTCCAACGTTATCCGAGCCTGCCCCTGCAGCACCGACGCCGGTAGAGACCCGCGCACCGACTGCACCATCTGTGCAGCCGGCGACTCCCGTACCGCCGCCTGTGCCGCCAGTGCCGTCCGCGCCGCCAGTCCGGCCCGCTTCCGACGTGCCGCGCCCGGTTGAGACCGTCGCGACACCAGCAGCAGATGCAGATACCGCTGAGCCCGCCCATAGCGCCTCCGTCGCGGCCGTCGGCCGGACCGACGCTCCGGCGAAAGGCGGCTGGCGCGAACGACTGCGCGGCACGGCGTTCGCGCGCACGTTCGGCGGACTGTTCCAGGGCAACCCCCGCCTTGACGATGACCTGCTGGACGAGATCGAAACCGCACTGATCATCGCCGACGTCGGGGTGACGGCGACCACCGATCTGGTCGAAGACCTGCGCAAGCGCATGAAGGCGCGTGAGTTCGCCGACTCCTCAGCCTTGCTGAAGGCCTTGCGCCAGGACCTGGTCGACCTGCTCGCTCCCGTTGCAGTGCCGCTGAGGATCGACGCCGCCGCCAAACCGTTCGTTGTCCTCACCGTGGGTGTCAACGGTGTCGGCAAGACCACGACCATCGGCAAGCTGGCGCGTCGCTTCAAGGGCGAGGGGCACTCGCTGATGCTTGCCGCCGGCGACACCTTCCGGGCGGCCGCGGTCGCCCAGTTGCAGACCTGGGGCGAGCGCAACGGCGTGCCCGTGATCGCCCAGGGCCAGAATGCCGATGCCGCCTCGGTGGCATTCGACGCGCTGCAGGCGGCCAAGGCGCGCGGCACCCAGGTGCTGATCGCCGATACGGCCGGCAGGCTGCACACCCAGCAGGGCCTGATGGCGGAGTTGGGAAAGATCAAGCGCGTCATGCAGAAGCTTGACCCCGCCGCCCCGCACGAGGTGCTGATGGTGATCGACGGCACGACCGGCCAGAACGCGCTCTCGCAATTGCGCCAGTTCCATGCGGCCGTGCAGGTGACGGGGCTCGTCGTGACCAAGCTGGACGGCACCGCCAAGGGTGGCGTCGTGTTCGCCCTGGCCCGCGAATTCGGCATCCCGATCCGCTATGCGGGCATCGGCGAGAAGCTCGAGGATCTGCGGGTCTTCGATGCCGAGGCGTTCGTGGACGCGCTGTTGCCGGACACGCTCGGCGGCTGA
- a CDS encoding YfhL family 4Fe-4S dicluster ferredoxin encodes MSLKINELCVNCDVCEPACPNQAISQGEEIYVIDPARCTQCVGHFDEPQCVVVCPVECIDPDPDFPETTGQLLAKLARLQQEQE; translated from the coding sequence ATGTCCCTCAAGATCAACGAGCTTTGCGTCAACTGCGATGTCTGCGAACCGGCATGCCCCAACCAGGCCATCTCGCAGGGTGAGGAGATCTACGTGATCGATCCGGCGCGCTGCACGCAGTGCGTGGGCCATTTTGATGAGCCGCAGTGCGTGGTGGTGTGTCCGGTGGAATGCATTGACCCGGATCCCGATTTTCCCGAAACAACCGGCCAGCTGCTGGCCAAGCTGGCCCGGTTGCAGCAAGAACAGGAGTGA
- a CDS encoding TMEM43 family protein has translation MSLRRLLATLLLAGAAACAWAEEAPRSDPQPPAPMGEPVSAAPIEDPDFGVRTTRFGLERRVEMYQWQRDGRGGYQQVWKPALVDSSAFDDGHENPRSFPLENRIWWARDVSIDGKPVELSVIKALGQWQEFRPGFTRLPANLAATFQPEGDGLGSALNPLDPGNGDIRIHWRALHLPPLAGKVQLRGGKWHLGAGAPAKDPVSATPVATDSAPAGEPLPKRGEVRLIGKLILAAVLALGVLLVGRYRRRRRA, from the coding sequence ATGAGCCTGCGCCGGCTGCTGGCCACCTTGCTCCTTGCAGGCGCGGCAGCCTGTGCGTGGGCCGAGGAGGCACCGCGCAGCGACCCGCAACCGCCTGCTCCCATGGGCGAGCCGGTATCGGCAGCGCCGATCGAGGATCCTGACTTCGGCGTGCGTACCACCCGTTTCGGGCTGGAGCGCCGGGTCGAGATGTACCAATGGCAGCGCGACGGGCGCGGTGGCTATCAGCAGGTATGGAAGCCGGCGCTGGTGGACTCCTCTGCTTTCGATGACGGTCATGAAAACCCGCGCAGCTTCCCGCTGGAGAACCGTATCTGGTGGGCGCGCGATGTCAGCATCGACGGCAAGCCGGTGGAGCTGTCGGTGATCAAGGCGCTGGGCCAGTGGCAGGAATTCCGCCCCGGTTTCACCCGCCTGCCGGCCAATCTGGCGGCGACCTTCCAGCCGGAAGGTGACGGGCTGGGAAGTGCCCTGAACCCGCTCGACCCGGGCAACGGCGACATACGCATCCACTGGCGCGCTCTGCACCTGCCGCCGCTGGCCGGAAAGGTGCAGCTGCGTGGTGGGAAGTGGCATCTGGGGGCCGGCGCGCCCGCAAAAGATCCGGTCAGTGCCACGCCCGTCGCGACCGACTCTGCACCAGCCGGGGAGCCATTGCCCAAGCGCGGCGAGGTTCGCCTGATCGGCAAGCTGATCCTGGCTGCGGTGCTTGCGCTCGGCGTCTTGCTGGTTGGCCGATATCGCCGTCGACGCCGCGCCTGA
- a CDS encoding catalase, with protein MSKPHDKTATGSTTGSGSPAPSDRNSLTVGANGPILLHDVHFLEQMAHFNRENVPERRPHAKGAGAFGVFKTTADVSRYTRAALFQPGASTEMLARFSTVAGELGSPDTWRDVRGFSLKFYTDEGNYDLVGNNTPIFFVRDPMKFPHFIRSQKRLPDSGLRDNHMQWDFWTNNPESAHQVTYLMGERGLPRTWRHMNGYGSHTYMWINAAGEKFWVKYHFHTRQGMAFFTNAEAAEMSGSDADFHRRDLFDAIQRGEHPEWVLSVQVMPYAEAKDYRFNPFDLTKTWSHKDYPLIEVGTMTLNRNPENFFAQIEQAAFSPGNTVPGIGLSPDKMLLGRAFAYADAQRNRIGTNFHQLPVNQPKVPVNTYMFDGQMAYHHSGNAPVYAPNSGERSWADETGPMPDGWETDGDMVRSAYTLHAEDDDFGQPGTLVREVWNDAQRAQFVEQVAGSLLGGVRSPVLERAFEYWKNVDAATGQQIEDKVRSGMAPEPAEGMGEG; from the coding sequence ATGAGTAAGCCACACGACAAGACCGCGACCGGATCCACCACCGGCTCTGGCAGTCCCGCACCCAGCGACCGCAATTCGCTGACCGTCGGCGCGAACGGCCCGATCCTGCTGCACGACGTGCACTTCCTCGAGCAGATGGCGCATTTCAACCGCGAAAACGTCCCCGAGCGCCGGCCGCATGCCAAGGGTGCCGGCGCGTTCGGGGTGTTCAAGACCACCGCCGACGTGTCGCGCTACACCCGCGCGGCGCTGTTCCAGCCCGGCGCGTCGACCGAGATGCTGGCGCGTTTTTCGACCGTGGCCGGCGAACTGGGCAGTCCGGACACGTGGCGCGACGTGCGCGGCTTCTCGCTGAAGTTCTACACCGATGAGGGCAACTACGACCTGGTCGGCAACAACACGCCGATCTTCTTCGTGCGCGACCCGATGAAGTTTCCGCACTTCATCCGCAGCCAGAAGCGTCTGCCCGACTCGGGCCTGCGCGACAACCACATGCAGTGGGATTTCTGGACCAACAACCCGGAATCCGCGCATCAGGTCACCTACCTGATGGGCGAGCGCGGGCTGCCTCGGACGTGGCGCCACATGAACGGCTACGGCTCGCATACCTACATGTGGATCAACGCGGCCGGCGAGAAGTTCTGGGTCAAATACCATTTCCACACCCGCCAGGGCATGGCGTTTTTCACCAACGCCGAAGCCGCCGAGATGTCCGGCAGCGACGCCGATTTCCACCGCCGTGACCTGTTCGATGCGATCCAGCGTGGCGAGCACCCGGAGTGGGTCCTGTCCGTGCAGGTCATGCCGTATGCCGAGGCAAAGGACTACCGCTTCAACCCCTTCGACCTGACCAAGACCTGGTCGCACAAGGACTATCCGCTGATCGAAGTCGGCACGATGACCCTGAACCGCAATCCGGAGAACTTCTTCGCCCAGATCGAGCAGGCGGCGTTCTCGCCCGGCAATACGGTTCCCGGCATCGGCCTGTCGCCGGACAAGATGCTGCTGGGGCGGGCGTTCGCGTATGCCGACGCGCAGCGCAACCGCATCGGCACCAACTTCCACCAGCTGCCGGTCAACCAGCCCAAGGTGCCGGTGAACACCTACATGTTCGATGGCCAGATGGCCTACCACCACAGCGGCAACGCGCCGGTCTACGCACCCAACAGCGGCGAGCGCAGTTGGGCCGACGAGACCGGTCCGATGCCCGACGGCTGGGAGACCGACGGAGACATGGTCCGCAGCGCCTACACCCTGCACGCCGAGGACGACGACTTCGGCCAGCCCGGCACGCTGGTCCGCGAGGTCTGGAATGACGCCCAGCGCGCGCAGTTCGTCGAGCAGGTCGCCGGCAGCCTGCTGGGCGGCGTTCGCAGTCCGGTGCTGGAGCGGGCGTTCGAGTACTGGAAGAACGTCGACGCGGCTACCGGCCAGCAGATCGAGGACAAGGTGCGCAGCGGCATGGCACCCGAGCCCGCCGAAGGCATGGGCGAAGGCTGA
- a CDS encoding aminotransferase class III-fold pyridoxal phosphate-dependent enzyme — protein MPSATHSNAIASKLAPLRAHGGSRRTVGLDDAVLAQFADNAELGEAVDAAVAEYAEVKKHFADLLDLDEASQMQKLQAGFINFYQDDAVNPYVALAARGPWIVTLKGAVIHDSGGYGMLGFGHAPAQVIAAMAKPQAMANIMTPSISQLRLSTLLREAIGVERECPFTHFMCLNSGSESVTLAARIADANAKTMTDEGGKRAGHRIKRLVVKGGFHGRTDRPALYSNSTRKAYEQYLASYRGEDSVIVVEPYDMDALKQAFADADAKGWFIEAMFLEPVMGEGDPGRSVPVEFYKTARELTREHGSFLLVDSIQAGLRANGVLSIIDYPGFEGVEAPDMETYSKALNAGQYPLSVLAVNERAGNAYRKGLYGNTMTTNPRALDTACAVLEMVTPELRENIRARGAEALEKLEALKSELGGMITKVQGTGLLFSCELSDEFKCFGSNSTEEWLREHGIGVIHGGANSLRFTPTFTSTSAEIELLVNMVGRALREGPRASN, from the coding sequence ATGCCCAGCGCCACCCACTCAAACGCCATCGCCAGCAAGCTTGCGCCCCTGCGCGCCCACGGCGGCTCGCGCCGCACGGTCGGCCTGGATGATGCGGTCCTGGCCCAGTTCGCCGACAACGCCGAGCTAGGCGAAGCGGTGGATGCCGCCGTGGCCGAATACGCCGAGGTGAAGAAGCATTTCGCCGACCTGCTGGACCTGGACGAAGCCAGCCAGATGCAGAAGCTGCAGGCCGGGTTCATCAACTTCTACCAGGACGACGCGGTCAACCCGTACGTCGCCCTCGCCGCCCGCGGTCCGTGGATCGTGACGCTGAAGGGCGCGGTGATCCACGACTCCGGCGGTTACGGCATGCTCGGCTTCGGCCATGCGCCCGCGCAGGTGATCGCCGCCATGGCCAAGCCACAGGCGATGGCGAACATCATGACCCCGAGCATCTCCCAGCTGCGGCTGAGCACGCTGCTGCGCGAGGCGATCGGTGTCGAGCGCGAGTGTCCGTTCACCCACTTCATGTGCCTCAACTCGGGCTCCGAGTCGGTCACCCTGGCCGCGCGGATCGCCGATGCGAACGCCAAGACGATGACCGACGAGGGTGGCAAGCGCGCCGGCCACCGCATCAAGCGCCTGGTGGTCAAGGGCGGGTTCCACGGCCGCACGGATCGACCGGCGCTGTACTCCAACTCCACCCGCAAAGCCTACGAGCAGTACCTGGCCAGCTACCGTGGCGAGGACAGCGTGATCGTCGTGGAGCCCTACGACATGGACGCGCTGAAGCAGGCATTTGCCGACGCGGATGCCAAGGGCTGGTTCATCGAGGCGATGTTCCTTGAGCCGGTGATGGGCGAAGGCGACCCCGGCCGCAGCGTTCCCGTCGAGTTCTACAAGACCGCCCGCGAGCTGACCCGCGAACACGGCTCGTTCCTGCTGGTGGACTCCATCCAGGCCGGCCTGCGTGCCAATGGGGTGCTCTCGATCATCGACTACCCCGGTTTCGAAGGCGTGGAAGCGCCGGACATGGAAACCTATTCCAAGGCGCTCAATGCCGGCCAGTACCCGCTGTCGGTGCTGGCCGTGAACGAGCGCGCCGGCAATGCCTATCGCAAGGGTCTGTACGGCAACACGATGACCACCAACCCGCGCGCGCTGGATACCGCATGCGCGGTGCTTGAGATGGTTACGCCGGAGCTGCGCGAGAACATTCGTGCCCGTGGCGCCGAGGCGCTGGAGAAACTGGAAGCACTGAAGTCCGAACTGGGCGGCATGATCACCAAGGTCCAGGGCACCGGCCTGCTGTTCTCGTGCGAGCTGTCGGATGAGTTCAAGTGCTTCGGCAGCAACTCGACCGAGGAATGGCTGCGCGAGCACGGCATCGGCGTGATCCACGGCGGCGCCAATTCGCTACGCTTCACCCCGACCTTCACCAGCACCAGCGCCGAGATCGAGCTGCTGGTCAATATGGTCGGTCGGGCGTTGCGCGAAGGTCCGCGCGCCAGCAACTGA
- the rsmD gene encoding 16S rRNA (guanine(966)-N(2))-methyltransferase RsmD: MKKPARNPSRAVANGPGQVRVIGGRWRGSKLPVVDSAGLRPTPDRVRETLFNWLAPVIDGAMVLDLFAGSGALGLEALSRGAASAVLVERDPVLAASLLATTQRLQGGHAARVVQADAMHWLPTQPRASFDIAFVDPPFATGLLEPALAGVLPLMRDGAWLHVEGPVDEPVTLPGTWSLHREGRTREVRHALYRHRPVLTAGDGTRAGVDTLPIDPARPDVPDLERFAQ, from the coding sequence ATGAAGAAGCCCGCCCGTAACCCTTCCCGCGCCGTCGCCAACGGCCCCGGCCAGGTCCGTGTGATCGGTGGGCGATGGCGTGGCAGCAAGCTTCCCGTTGTCGACTCGGCGGGCCTGCGGCCGACCCCCGACCGGGTCCGCGAGACCCTGTTCAACTGGCTGGCGCCGGTGATCGACGGTGCCATGGTGCTGGATCTGTTCGCCGGCAGCGGCGCCCTCGGACTGGAGGCGCTGTCGCGTGGCGCCGCATCGGCGGTACTGGTCGAGCGCGACCCTGTGCTGGCAGCGAGCCTGTTGGCCACCACGCAACGACTGCAGGGCGGCCACGCGGCCAGGGTGGTGCAGGCCGATGCCATGCATTGGCTGCCGACGCAGCCGCGCGCCAGCTTCGACATCGCCTTCGTTGACCCGCCCTTCGCCACCGGGCTTCTTGAGCCCGCGTTGGCCGGCGTGCTGCCATTGATGCGGGACGGCGCATGGCTGCACGTCGAAGGGCCCGTCGACGAGCCGGTGACGCTGCCCGGAACCTGGAGCCTGCACCGTGAAGGCAGGACCCGCGAAGTCCGCCATGCCCTTTACCGGCATCGCCCGGTACTGACGGCAGGCGACGGCACCCGCGCCGGCGTTGATACACTCCCCATTGATCCGGCCCGGCCGGACGTCCCTGATCTGGAGCGTTTTGCCCAATGA